The genomic region CGTGTGTAGAAAACATGTTTGATAAATTGACTTAAAGTACGCACACAATTATTAACACAATTTTCCCGAAAATAACACCAGCATTTAGAGGCATCCTTTTATACGGACTAAAAGTGCTATGCGTCTTCTGAAGGTCAACAGTTGCTATGCGTCTGAAGGTCAAAATCGTGTCAATAGGTCAGGCTAGGTGGACAATCCCTATACACGCTCGATGTATTTTTTCTAACCATTTCTgtagttttagaaaaaaaaagttatttcatggAAATCAGCATAAAGGTGTACGTCTCATCGAGAAGTACGTCATATCAGTTAACGTTTAATGTCATAAAATAAAGATGTAACACAAATACACACCAACAAAAGATCAAAGTATCATTCGCAACCAATTCAACAACATTTCATGAATGAAAGTGTATGTTTAGAAAGGGAATTTATCCAAGATTAGAATGGTCGTGATTTTTATGTTTCCAATAAAAACAACCAAATTGGATGCCGAGAAAGAACCCTAAGAAATAATGACGTTCGTATTTTTTCAACTTCTTTCATTAGTTCGGTGCTCGGATACAACATCTGGAATAAGAGCTTTGGCAACAAAtactctttttttatatatgaactGGTGTTAAAATACCCAATTTAAAACACTTAACGACCCCTTTGAATTTCAACATTCAATATGTCTTGAAATTTTCCAGAAAGCCAGGATTTTTTCAACATATTCGAAACATGAATGTATATGGTCTTAATATTGTGAATCAAAACTTATAACAATAACACTATTTTCCGTGACATTAGAGTTCATGATTCAATAATTATTAACGTGAAtacctaatatatatatatatatttaatgcaattcATAGTTCgattaacaatacaaacatttcttttggCGTCATTAACGTGACTGGAGCGTTACATTTGTCTGGTCAGCTGACGTTAGTCTCGACGCAGTGTTTGTACATCTTGAAGAATGTTGTTGGTACCTGAAATCAGCTCATTTGGGAATTAGCGCCAGtgttatacttaaattgaattttctGTCTTTCGCATGTCTTAATTTTAACTCAATTTGATATGTCCGTTATTAAACATTTGGGGCGACATTTTGGTAAAACGAAGAGGATCTATCCGGGAAGTGTTGTGCCGGTGCCGGAACCGCCAGCAGCTCCACCTGTCCACCGCCCGCATTCGCTGCCGCCCCCGTGTTGCTGTAAATACGACTTTCCGGTCGCACGAAATCGGTACCTTGCACATACGTGTCGCTTGATATCACCGCGGAATCCCGGATACGCATGATCGCCGCGCGCTGCTTCTGTGGCATCACGCAGCAGAGAATGACTGACGTGATAAGAATAATCACTAGCAATACAGCGCATGTGCATGATAAAATGATCACAAGTTCAGGACTGGTAACACTAGCCACAGCCCCCACAATTCCGGGTGCATGTGCTGTAGTTGAAGGGTCATTAGTAGTCGTCCTCGTCACATCGAATTCATATTCGGCTTCACAATCGACATTTATGTCAGAACTGGCATTGTTTTGGATTATGAAACACATGGATATGATTGAGTTGGTTTCTTCTCTTCCTATTCTTAGCTCGAATACCCTGACATCCCCTGACAATTCATGAGGCATGCGTTGTAGATTTTCCGACGATGAAATGCTAAAAGCGCCCCTATCGCTGCGGTAAAGGAGGAATGCCGATTCGTTCTTGTTGAGATTCGCCAGTGTGCCGGCCACCAGTTTCAGTGACCCGGATCCTGAACTAAATCTACAGGTGCAGTTTGTCATCAAAGACTGACGGGGAAAGTGTCTGTTCATCAAGACGATGCTCGAGGAGACGACAACTCTTGTATTGCTGCACATGATTACAGTACCTCCGTAATTGACTGAGTAACATAGTCGcacaaacaacagaaaaacacaaatgtgaaGACAAGCCAATGTCTTGAGTACACTTTCCATAGCTTAAAAACTGAAGTTAATGGTAATCGTTGCCCTTATAAGTGATTCAGGATGTACACTTCGGTTCAGATGCGAAGATTAAACATTGAAGAGCAAACATTGGTTTTTGCATATCGGTTGTCCTTTTAATTATCTTATTTCttctacatatatgtataatcaTAAGTAGACCACAAAATGACGTTCGTGGATGGCGGCAATTCTTAatacattcggagctcctcggccaattttatcgaaaacataaATCGTTGTTtcgttgttttcgataaaaatgggcGAGGAGTTCCGAATTATCTTAATAACCCATGACCAAGCATATTGTATAACTTgcgaaaacaaaattaaactgaTATATGCATctggttatttaaaaaaagaagacaatATACGTTTGCAAGGCGAATTTATGTTTTCGAAGGACATCTAACCACACTCGTTTTTTTAGGGCGAAcgaaaaaaacttatttttatcaatttttgaagGGTAGCAAATAACGCCTCTGTGGTGCCAATTCACTGTAAACGAAAATGATGGTCTACCAAAATCACTCTGTCTTATGATAACTAAAAAgacattatgtttttatgtttgattCACTTAAACAAACCGACTCAATAGTTCCTCCCGttaagtgactcgctcatggtttgtaaaatgcacttttttaaatacaaaataaagtgaaatcATAAAgagtgtttaaacaaaaataccaaaagctggaaccctttagCAAATCTTGTTAGTTGCTCAAAtgttgtctttgaagaccacaattttcttTAGGATTTATAACGccattgaaaattaattacggctgttgtgttgcgtgattggttgattgacattattacGTGATGTTATCAGTGCATCCTTAAAAGGTCAACATATTCACCACTTTCGTTAAAGTCCCGGTGACCGTGTGGACGAGTCggctgttttttatttttttcttgactttaccccCGTTGATTCGAACTGCACTAAACGAAAATTCTTTTTTATGCTGCAACTGCATTTTTTCTGCAAGTTCgttatcatagagtaaaataaagttaaagtgttttcaaatgcatttaataCCGGGAAAACTAGTCATGTTTtagtccaaaaacatgagcgagtcactttaggCCATTTCTCTCGCCACCCATGCAGTTTTATGTCATAAAATGCAACAACCTAGagcaacattatatttaattacatcATAACCGGAAACACAACAAAGATTCGAGAAAACACTTGTGAATACTGCTGGATATGTATTTTCTCTGTATTCCTGTATACGCTGTATGATAAACAGAATCAATTTCCGATCGCGATTAATTGTATTcacgattttaatcaataaagacgcTTGCCTAATAGATACAAGTTTCGAAGAACATGATCAAATGTCAATACCTGGGACGCAGGGGAATgacttcatgcttgccacaatcacagcatTCTGGCACagtctgatttttttaacttaaattttcaaattttactaacaaaaatgacaagaaaaaaactggaaataaaaaagttatttatttcttaCAATGAAACAAGTTAGTAGCAAAACTTACAAAAGGatacatgaaaaaaaataacaagttaaaactgttccatatttggGTACTCCGAGGACAAAAATGGAAGTCCTTGACTGCGCAGTTAATggtacttttcatgcagattggtagtatcttgaaaaataccatttatatcaaccaattggtcttgaatctTAGTGTGCCgatggaaaattttgtagttgtggtgcaattctaaaagaaaatatttaaaaatagtgcCAAAAGTGTTCcaatttaggtactcacccggTACACAGGATTTCAAATGAATGTCAGTGactgatataaattttatttctactCAACTGGTGAGTTCCAAGGCTTGATTGTCCAtctaataattaaacaattataaattccCATAATGCCcaaaactgaaatgaaataattgtaattattttttaaaatgtgaaacaaataaTCATTCTCCGCATATAAAATTGTGCACGTGTACGTCCTTTAAGCCAGAGAGTGTACCTTCCCATAACTATTGCTTTCTGAGCTCCGATGAATCGGGTCCTAAGGTTCGTAAACCAAAGTATAAAAAACCGTAGCATACGAGGCGAAAAGTCATTGAATACCTTCTAAATGTGACCAGGTTAAATAAAggtttcaaacatatattttttttgtatattgctgtgttatttttttatatgtttatacagtTGTTCATAAAggcttttttgttaaacatatgttgttttttacaataaaaatgatgGCTTGTCCATTTTAATCACGTGATCCTCGTTGGTACAACATTGAAACCTATTCCAAACTGCTTTGCACGCGACTTcaataagtttcattttaagcattttattttcagacaCGAAAGAGATATATCACGATACATGATGGAAATATCGAGGTAAATCGCAATTCATTTTTCGAATAATATGCGACCCATTTTGCGTCTTTCAACAGGtcaaacgaaaaaaaaaatccattggAGGGGTTAGTACCTCTAGTTCTTTGTGCTTGTACTACACTCATGTCTAACTGACAGCTCTGGTTTAAACTTTGAACCACAATCCAGAGTTTGTGTTGATGTCTAAAGGCAATAGTCATGGTTTTGTCGGTAaacttttcattcttttttcattgtgatttttatttgtttcttttcaaatcTCGAGCAAGGCATACTAAATTCGATCAGTAATAACTGCACAAGTTGTCGACCCCGCTTTAGATCTTTATGTATTGTAAATAAAGTTGGTCATAAACGACACAATctataactttaaaaagttaGCAATTGTTTGTCCTTACTTACACCACTATTAAACGGAAGCTTCTGaatcattatctttttattaaaatcgttcaagagtgtggtcgttcgcattatatttcatattttgcgATTTCATTCTAAGCATATATATTTTCGCCTTAAAATGTACTCTTTATTGTGTGTATTAGCTTTTATGATACGATTTTCGTTGCAAAACATCCGTTTTATCATTGTCTTCGCAAGTTACCCAAAACAAAGGTGTGCTCTTCTGCAGCGTcgattccaaatttgtttttattaacgTTCTCAAACAGAACAACACCAAGGGTGATGGACAAAAGACCACATGGAAGCCAGAATCAAGGCATACGGTTGATTAGACTTTTTTGAATTCGATAACCATTCAAAACCATGCGTTATGTCGTAATATGAATTTCTCCGTGGTCATTAACATATgatcacatgatttttttggAGCAGTGGAACAACtttgataaatatatcatgTACTTTAAACTAGCCATGAATCGACtcgatttgaaaaaaaaacaacatttttaacagTCATTTTTCTGTTTAGCCTTCAAGAAACtgcatatttttcattgttttgggTGGATAATACATATAAGACTATGAGGGGAAACTGGTTTTGCTCCCTAAATATTGTAAACCATGAATTTATGAAAGTGTATCatcttataaacatttttttcagctaaaaaactgtaatttacgttacttttaaacttatattttatgATGAATAGCAAGCGTCAAAATAATATGCGTCGATTCGTGGAGAAAACTTTAAATAGACATCTTACTTCAGACAGTACTGATGAATAAGACATAATGCCAAGTATGGTTCACGGTAAAACATTCACATATTATTGGTTATGAAAGAAGTTGGAACATCTGAAGGACATTTTCAGCCAACAGAGAGCTGCATAACTACTTTTTATACTGACTCTAATGTTCACAATAATAGAGTGTTGCCTGtttatacttattaaataaataatgcctACAGTGATTATTTGTCGTCAGTTTTGCAATCTATACAATGAGCCTTGTTCATGGCACAAAAGCAAActacaaacattattaagaaAATCAATCACATATTATGATTAATGTGCATGTAGAATTcgtttctttgtaaaaaaaagaaccaaaacaaacaatattgaaGTCAACAGGACTAGATTTATTGAAGAAGTAGGCCGTGACCTTGGTTCTTTTTAAAGAATGAGTCGTAACTCAAAATTGTCCACCTGTGTATATTTTGGTTAACCATTCAGCAGACAAAGCGTTCGGTTCCTTCAAGAATGGGACAAAGTGAACCTAAAAAATAAACGCTCGCTGTTCCCGTCGGGTTTTACAATACCGCATTGGTTTATGAAAATGTAGTTTATTAGTtgatttttaatgatgtttagccTGGTCCAGACTTATCCGGAACATGCTATCCGATTTTGATGCGTCTTGACGCCTCCTTCAGCTCTCCAGCTCTTTGTGACGCTTCCCGGATCTTTGTGGCGATTTATCTCGCTTCCTGCACCTTTGTGGCGCAGTCTGGCTCTTTATGATGCTTCTGTCCGCTTTACGGCTCTGTTtgatgaccccccccccccccccacacacacacactttgCAGGCTCTTTGTGCTTCCTCTAGCTTTCCAGTTCTTTCTGTCGCTTTCCGGCTCTATGTGATGCTCTCTGCCGCTTTCCGGATCTATGTGACGCTCCCTCCCGCTTTTCGGCCTTGTAAcgctgccccccccccccgccgcGTCCTGGCTCTTTTTGCCGTTTCATCACGCGTCCCAGTTCGTTCTACCACTTCCTCTCGCTCACCGTGACGCTGCCTCCCGCTTCCCAGCTCTTTGTGACGATTCGTTTTGCTTCCCGGATCTGTGTGACGCAACCTGGCTGTTTGTGACGCTTCTCCTTGCTCGCCGGTTCTTTGTGATTATTTCAGCATCTTTTTTTACACAATCACGCTCTTTGTGACGCTTCCACCCGCCCCCGGCTCTAAGTGACACTTCCGCCAGCTTCCCGGCTCTTCCCAGCCCGTTATAATGCTTTAACTCGCTTCCCAGCTCCTTGTTACGGTTCCTCTCGCTTCTCGGCTCTTTTTGGCGCTCTGCAGTGAGAATATCATATTCGGCGATTGATAAACATTACGATTTAAAAACTCGGGGAAACTGTCCATACCCAAAGATACGAAAAGTTATACTATAACTATAAAGTAcattgtacttttaaactataattatggatgttataattattttgaaatgaaaattataaatgCCAAAAGAATCAATCActtttatacaataacaatcATGACAATCAGCGAAAACACATTTCAGCAAAGACAACAActtcaaaatgatgtttttattcggtacgaaaaatatcaaaattaatagtGTTTGCAGTGTTTAGGATATTTGGTTCGCAAAAGAGGGGTGTGGGAGGTTACacctatttttaaatttaattctaGACAGTCAAATAAATTGCCAAAATCCACATAACGAACATGCACTCATAACACATTCATGTTTATACTGAACCTTCTAAATATATACTATAGTCCAAAAATACGCAGcattacaacaacaataatacaggACTGCAATTTCTTCACTGAAGACCTATTTGTTCATTCTTTTTTTCGTATTCTTAAAATTCATCATTCATTCGCTTTGCTGTACAACCACacagaaatatttgttttattttatattttaatttgatttgaaataaaggaTCTCTGTTCGATTTCACACTGTTcgttaaagtgactcgctcatggtttgttaaatgcactttttttaattacgaaattaaattaaatcataaagagtgttaaaacaaaaataccaaaagctggaacccttcagcaaatgtcgatatgtgttaaaatattgtctttgaagactaCAATTATCGTTTACGtttataacgcgattgaaaatgaattacggaagtggtgttgcgtgattgtaTCCTCAAAACTTCACATATCCATcacttttgttaaagtcccgATGACCGTGTGGACAAGTCGgctgttttccatttttttcttgatattaccggcgtgggttcgaaccccactaaaaccagaaTTCTTTtctatgctataactgtatatttttctgcaatattgaagtcatagagtaaaataatgataaaataagtgttttcagattcattaccgggaaaactattttttggtccaaaaacatgagcgagtcactttaacaCTGGTTACTCAAAACTACATGTAGAAAGTGTTTGCCTTGAAATAGATTAGTGTCGGTTGGTGAGCGCACGTTTATTACTATTACCAAAACATGCATCGAGACAGAGCAACTCCTTGACGCGCTGCCGGAATGCTCCGGAACACAGCACGTAGAAGAAGAAGTTGACGGCGTAGTTGATCTGCTCCAGCATCTGGGCGATCTCGCGATAGATGAAGAAGCCTAGGCTGTTGACGTCGAATGCGCTGACGCCTGCGGAGAAGGCGTACATGTGGACGGTGGTAATAGGGATGATGAGAACGATGTAGGCCAACATGACGCCCAGTACCATGACACTAGCGCGGACAGTCTCCTCCTCCTTTCGTGCCGAGGCGTTTGCCGCTTGCTTGCTGAAGGTCGAGATATGGCGCCTGAGTCTCGAGTGTCGCAGCAGGCGGACGATGATCTGTGGCGTGAAAATTAGCAGAAGGGCGGTCGGGATAAACGAGTAGAACGTGCAGCCAATGATCACGAACACCTGATGCTTGAAACTCGGTATGTCCGGCTTGCAGATGCCGCTCACCACGCCGGAGGAGAAATGCCAAACAGAATTGTACGTAAACATGACCAGGTAGTCCAGGGCGATTGCAGGAAACATGAAACGTTTCCGAATAATTGATTTAGCCTGCAGTGGGAACACGACCGCGACAAATCTCTCATAACATAGCAGTACGACCAGCCACGACGATGTCATTTTTGCCGACCGAAAAATCACGAAGAAAATCTTGCAGGAGAGCTCAGAGATAGCGCGGTAATCCACGCCAAACAGGCGGATGACCCAGAGCTTGTTGAATGGCTGTGTGATTAGTAGCATGGTGTCCGACAGCGCCATGAAGATCAGGATGTAGCGTGACGTCAGGTGCTCGAACTTCGATGAAAGCATCGTAGCGATGGTTATTGAGTTTCCAGAAATCCCGGTGACGAGAAAGAATGGCAGCATAAAGTATTGGATGTTAAAGAAGACCTGCTTCACTGCGGCGATTTGCTCCGCGGCCTGGTCCTTCTCGGTCGACGTGCTCACGTTAAACATACCAGTAACGTTCTGGTGAAATGACGAGTTGAAATCAGTAGTCATTTCTAACTGAAATGACAAAAAAGCCAGTGTATTAAACTCATACTGCTTGGTTGATTATCAAGGTCTTTACCCAACTACTAGTATATCGAAGTATTGTGTCGTTCTGATACAAGTGTTCGTTAACCTCGAGGTAAcctataaattgaaatataaaaaaaaataaacacaaaaaaaaaccaaTGTATAAATTGGACGGAAAAACGAAtactaatatttttcattaaaaaaatgatgattgaatacaaagtaaataaatatgtggTTATACTTAAATTCAtgaattaacaaatacatatcaaaaataacttttggtCACCTTTAAATCCACTGTTAGCGGTAAACCCACTGCTAGCGGCTGTCTTAGCTTCTGTTAGGGTGGGTGTGGGGATATCAGATATCGCGGACCAATATATACATCAGCGCCTAGGCCGCGCTTGTCGTCATCGGAAACCACGGACCAATATATACATCAGCGCCTAGGCCGCGCTTGTCGTCACCGGAAACCAATGCGGAGTCCATGGGaattgttaattaattattaaactttatatatatagatatatatattattgtataatcATGCGTATGTATTGTTAAGGTTTTTACATTAGCAGTTCTGTATGTCCAAGCAttataacacaaaaaataatatacggGCATTCTTTTCAATCAAGTgcaaatggcaaattttgagtACCAATATGTCGAAATTAGGTCGATTGGAATTTCTGTATTTCTCCAGCTATATCTCTATAGATCATAAAGTGATAGGTCAAAATATGATTCCTCTCATGTAAACCTCTTTAAAACCATTACATTTCATTAAGATCAATATACTTAAACTTGTAAACGTATTATGACATGCACACATTATAATTGATTTAAGTGTTCAGGCTCATGCCTCCGCCAATGGGATCATCTGGAAGATCTCTGGCAACCAAAAACCCATTTAGCAGATTGTTACGACCGAATTTCCATAAAGTGACGAAACTAACCATTTTCCAGTCAGTgattaattggttttattaagtAAGTTCACTTAAAGCTCGCGCATTCGCACTGGCCAATAAAGGCTTCGTTTGAGCATGAGCACTGGCTAATTGAGAGATATTCGCGACAACactaaaaaagttattatttcagggttttatttcaacatttaaatcGGCAGCCGAGCTGTGCATGACGTCTGTCGATTCAAAGATTTAGTacagcagaaaaaaacaacactaacaATTACACCGTTTGCATGAACCAGCTTCAGAGTACCAGTGGCATTGATCAGTCATCCTTTTAACGTGTTTATGTCGTGAGATGTTCAATTATGGTGCGATATTTCACAGGACCAGTGTAAAAATGCTAAAGGAAGTATGTCATGTATTGACCAAGTTGAAAGCGATGACATCCGATATCAATGGATGTATTTGCAGCGAAAGAGGGTGCGTTTGTCCTTTGCTGAGTTATGAAAcctgtttttaagtaaaaaggTCTCAAGTCGGCGATACCTGACGCCGTTCTTAAAAGCTGTCCAAGAAaggtttcattaaaaaagttgtcCCCGTTCCCCGAATTCTGTAAAGCACCGTCTCTACAGAGAAACGAATACGTAAACATCATAGTTGTTGATATCAATGTCAGCGTTTTACGGATGTGAACTGTTTTGctaaatatgatttgtttttctttgcgGTTTCATAATTACTTTTGGCGTTTTCATTAAGCGGTTATATTGCATATAGAAATGTGTTAAATAGGTCAATACAGTAACTCTCACTTCTATTTAGATTGAAATTACTTCCTATATAAAACTTCATTATTGCACAGCCAAACTGGGAAAAACAATAAACGCCTAGTAAATAAACCATTTACAGATTTATGACAAGGAAAGAACAGCATAAATTACACAATTCTAACAAGCACTGAACTTATCATGCACGTGAACATTATTGGAAGTACAGCCCACTATAGATAAGGCAAGTTTTGATTCGAACGCTGGTACAAGGGGGTTGGATCTCTGAGCTGAGAGATCTACCATTTACGTCCATCACTCAATAACTGATATAAGTACATATGAACTTAAAGTCCTGAGCATCGCCCTCGCCAGTAGGATCAGATCCGGATATGAAATGTACTGAAATAACACAAAGTTATcgtttaaacatgtacattttaaaaatcaaacataagTTAATTCCATTCATGGTGACTAGCAGACATATTGTAGCATGACCATGCAATAAcgacaatatattttgaaaatgaataaggCCTTTAAGTAAGCTTACTGTGATTGCCTTAGCATAACCGTGCATTCGTTTACGTTTTAAGTTCTGAAcaccattgttttaattttatttgggtGGCCGCTTATGTCATTGCTAATGTCTTAAAATGTCATATAAGTAAAAAATCAGGAGGCATATTGAGGAGGGACCacagttacctggtatttggactgcagtttCGCCCATTCCAGTTATTCGAATCGAGCGATTCGGCCCCTAGGTTGATCTTTTGGTCTGAACAAAATGTGTTCTTGTTCTCTATGATGAACAAAATAAACGAACAGAAGTTGATTATGTGTTTATAGGAACCGAATCGCTCTATTCGGAGAGCTTGACTTGCCCAAACTGCAttccaaataccaggtaactgtTGGAGAGACCATACTTGAGGAAGTCCGGTGAGCGAGAGATCACGTGCTCAAACTCGATATAGGAGAGGAGGCCGTCATCGTCCAGGTCCGCCTCCTCAAGCACCTGCATACACAAACTACACCTGTAGAactgtatggacagattatatgttatgtttatatgaaGACAGGTCCGTATTATGATTATAGGACTCCAAAAACAGACGTAAAAATAGTAGGTCTGCAAATTTGCGTGCACTTctcacaaacatttaaaaaacaaaacactcaaCAGTATTTTAAAGCGAATACACCGGAGGACAGAAAACGAACCCGGTTAAAAAATGCTATGTCctattttagaattaaaaggCTTGTCCATAGCAATCACAGATGATAACTGAAAAGGGCCTAGTTTTACCCAGACACCGAGCAGGAAACATTCGCATTTGTTGTGGAGTTGAAATCCCAATTTCATGGCGGGTACTTATTTGCGCAACAACATTTCAACGGAAAACGCATTAAGTCATTTTCAACATACAATGAGCTTAACAAATTCTAATGAGCAAGTCGAACACACATATGATTGAATACAGAGTTCTTTGTAAACATGTTGCAAACTATACACAATTTCCCTCTAAGAAAAAAACGTTGACGCCTGCCTGATGCATGTTATTCCGAGGTTCAATATAATTATGGTACGAACCTTGTCGACCACGAAGGAGATTTCCTCCTCCGTCAGCCCATTGCGTGTGAGACAGCGCAGAGTCTGTTGCAGGTCGTAGCGGCTCAAGTGGTTGTCACCGTCAAAGTCTGGAAAAAGTACTTCAAGAGGTCCGTTTCTTAATTGAAGTAACGCTAGGAAATCTATTATATTAGGTAAACTCGTGTTATGTAATTTATTGTGTGATTGCGGTCATTGacttgtgtgaagtattaagtaaattgaatgaagggaATAGAAGTTGGTGCTTATcctaacttgccctaaaactttaaccggacacaATGTGCTATTAAACTTTATGAAAAGTGAATGTTCCAACTTGCCCTATAAATTTAACTGGACGCCAatgccgacgctggggcgagtagtaaagcTCCCCTTATTATCCCCGTATAGCCGAGCTTAAAATGACCATGCGATGATGGTTGGAAGACGTATGCATACCAAAGAAATTGAAGTGTAAAAAGGAAGCCTGAATGCAAAATACATGCGTAATAATTTTACTTTCCCACCTGTTCTTACtatacaccaagtttggtgtccatacatgtataatgaaataaGTTGCATCTTCGCTGAAAACGaaatttctatatttagttccggtgaccttgacctttgacggAATTTGCCCAAAGGCAATCTTAACTGAGCTCTTCACATGTTTCACTATACACCAAGTTTGGTTCCCAAATGATCaatgaaatttatattattcGCTGAAAACCCCTAGTTTGACGAGCGACCACCCACCCAACCGTCCGAATGCCCGCCTACCCGCCAAACTACttacacattttataaactGGTTTTCGTCGAAAACCTAG from Mya arenaria isolate MELC-2E11 chromosome 3, ASM2691426v1 harbors:
- the LOC128226301 gene encoding growth hormone secretagogue receptor type 1-like gives rise to the protein MTTDFNSSFHQNVTGMFNVSTSTEKDQAAEQIAAVKQVFFNIQYFMLPFFLVTGISGNSITIATMLSSKFEHLTSRYILIFMALSDTMLLITQPFNKLWVIRLFGVDYRAISELSCKIFFVIFRSAKMTSSWLVVLLCYERFVAVVFPLQAKSIIRKRFMFPAIALDYLVMFTYNSVWHFSSGVVSGICKPDIPSFKHQVFVIIGCTFYSFIPTALLLIFTPQIIVRLLRHSRLRRHISTFSKQAANASARKEEETVRASVMVLGVMLAYIVLIIPITTVHMYAFSAGVSAFDVNSLGFFIYREIAQMLEQINYAVNFFFYVLCSGAFRQRVKELLCLDACFERQKEPRSERNRNKELGSELKHYNGLGRAGKLAEVSLRAGGGWKRHKERDCVKKDAEIITKNRRARRSVTNSQVASHRSGKQNESSQRAGKREAASR